From a single Verrucomicrobiia bacterium genomic region:
- the pyrC gene encoding dihydroorotase, with translation MPITIRKPFDAHVHFRTGQMMRDVVPYSAAQFSHVLVMPNTEPPIITGDDVRAYREAIRACVDPRIDFQPLMTFKISPATTVGQVQDAMYAGALAGKLYPDGVTTNSVGGVRDFEALFPIFECMQELNVVLCLHGEHPDAECMDRERRFIDDVFHMIVERYPRLRVVLEHISTKEGIEAVRSWDADRVGGTITLHHLEVTHTEVFGGHLKPHLFCKPIPKWNKDREALREAVLNGERQFFFGSDSAPHSRDRKECTDGCAGVFTAPVLLPALAGLFEREGALDRFEPFVSHFATEFYGLLPSDGKVTLVEEEWVVPDECAGIVPYRAGETLAWRVAAAGQE, from the coding sequence ATGCCGATAACAATTCGTAAACCATTCGATGCCCACGTTCACTTTCGAACGGGGCAGATGATGCGGGATGTGGTGCCGTACTCTGCGGCCCAATTTTCCCATGTATTGGTAATGCCTAATACTGAGCCGCCCATAATTACGGGCGATGACGTGCGGGCATACCGTGAAGCCATTCGCGCCTGTGTAGACCCGCGCATAGATTTCCAGCCGCTTATGACGTTCAAGATCAGTCCCGCTACAACGGTGGGTCAGGTCCAAGACGCTATGTACGCTGGGGCTCTTGCCGGGAAACTCTATCCTGACGGGGTAACGACCAATTCAGTGGGTGGGGTGCGTGACTTTGAGGCACTCTTCCCCATTTTTGAATGCATGCAAGAGCTGAATGTGGTGCTTTGCCTTCATGGTGAGCATCCTGACGCCGAGTGCATGGACCGGGAACGCCGGTTTATCGATGACGTGTTTCACATGATCGTTGAGCGGTACCCGCGGTTGAGGGTAGTCCTCGAGCACATCTCGACCAAGGAAGGGATTGAGGCGGTGAGAAGTTGGGATGCTGACCGCGTAGGCGGCACCATCACCCTTCACCACCTGGAAGTTACGCATACGGAAGTGTTTGGCGGCCACCTAAAGCCCCATCTCTTCTGTAAGCCTATCCCCAAGTGGAACAAGGATAGGGAAGCGCTGCGGGAAGCCGTGTTGAACGGTGAGAGGCAGTTCTTCTTTGGCTCAGACTCGGCACCGCATTCGCGGGATCGCAAAGAGTGCACCGATGGGTGCGCAGGGGTCTTTACGGCCCCTGTGCTTCTGCCGGCCTTGGCGGGACTGTTTGAGCGCGAGGGCGCGCTTGACCGGTTCGAGCCCTTTGTCTCACACTTCGCTACCGAGTTCTACGGTTTGTTGCCTTCCGATGGGAAAGTAACGCTTGTAGAGGAAGAATGGGTAGTGCCCGACGAGTGTGCAGGCATTGTGCCGTACCGGGCAGGTGAAACGCTTGCATGGCGCGTAGCTGCGGCTGGGCAAGAATAA
- a CDS encoding dihydroorotate dehydrogenase has protein sequence MNVTSLVCIGIPENRSEHYLFLTGANYATLNQDLIHTKLLRVRDNLGVNMQPIWFGKYQLESPIMNGAGTCKTVEDVRKLATAPVAAIMIGSYTVNAQDGNPGDVWASPLNSLGMPNRGIEYLRKEGREMRKIAHDAGKYLAVSVAGYTPDEYCQLSEVAFEIGADWTELNKGCPNVWVTGGRQKEIVSFDEEVQDVIFDVMERAVGGQMYGPKYSPYTNPAQRIRVAQKVRSRRSVSFVTGINTFPNCYLPKEDGNPSIGFGKGLGGYSGPGMKAPALGQLVQFKEVFDEDPDCKIQYVYAGGVCTGRDVLDATRCGATLVQVVTAYAENHDPRVFERIATEYVNLVDPVHA, from the coding sequence ATGAACGTAACCTCCTTGGTCTGTATTGGTATACCGGAAAACAGGTCTGAGCACTACCTATTCCTTACAGGAGCCAATTACGCTACTCTCAATCAAGACTTGATCCATACGAAACTTCTTCGTGTGCGTGACAATCTGGGAGTGAACATGCAGCCAATTTGGTTTGGAAAATATCAGCTTGAATCGCCCATTATGAATGGCGCGGGAACCTGCAAGACTGTCGAGGACGTGAGGAAGTTGGCCACTGCCCCGGTGGCGGCCATCATGATCGGTTCGTATACCGTCAACGCCCAAGATGGCAACCCGGGTGACGTATGGGCTTCACCGCTCAACTCGCTCGGTATGCCGAACAGGGGAATCGAGTACCTCCGTAAGGAGGGGCGGGAGATGCGCAAAATTGCCCACGACGCTGGAAAGTACCTTGCGGTCAGTGTCGCCGGCTACACACCGGACGAATACTGCCAGTTAAGCGAAGTCGCCTTCGAAATTGGGGCCGACTGGACTGAGTTAAACAAGGGCTGTCCCAATGTGTGGGTAACTGGCGGCAGGCAAAAGGAAATCGTCAGCTTTGACGAAGAAGTCCAAGACGTTATCTTTGACGTTATGGAGCGTGCAGTGGGAGGACAAATGTATGGGCCTAAGTATTCGCCTTACACCAACCCCGCGCAGCGTATCCGGGTCGCCCAGAAAGTGCGCAGCCGCCGTTCCGTTTCATTTGTGACGGGTATCAACACCTTCCCCAATTGCTACCTGCCCAAAGAAGACGGCAATCCGTCCATTGGCTTTGGCAAGGGGCTTGGTGGGTATTCCGGTCCAGGCATGAAGGCGCCTGCGCTGGGACAGTTAGTGCAGTTCAAAGAGGTCTTTGATGAAGACCCGGACTGCAAAATCCAGTATGTCTATGCCGGCGGCGTATGCACCGGCCGGGATGTGCTGGACGCAACCCGTTGCGGCGCCACGTTGGTACAAGTGGTGACAGCGTACGCTGAGAATCATGACCCGCGTGTGTTTGAGAGAATTGCGACCGAATATGTCAACCTGGTTGACCCGGTCCATGCCTAG
- a CDS encoding quinate 5-dehydrogenase — translation MKKVVSVSLGSSKGNKEVATKFLEEDFLIQRIGTDGNFNRARQLIRELDGTVDAITLGGIDRWVVAGSRRYEIRDARELVRCATKTPIVDGSGLKHTLEREAVYWINQNLLPLAGRNSLLVSAVDRFGMASALMDCNANVMFGDLIFAVGLDWPIRSETSLKRLARFALPIMTKLPFQWLYPTGKKQEEHSPSTWRKKYYEWASFICGDFHYIHKFLPHSMGGKTVLTNTLTAEQVEELRETGVSTVITTTPNFGGRSFGTNVMEGVVVSLLGRPVEEVTENDYLSILQQLAWKPEVIKLA, via the coding sequence TTGAAAAAAGTTGTCAGCGTTAGCCTTGGTTCGTCCAAAGGCAACAAAGAAGTAGCGACAAAATTCCTAGAGGAAGATTTTCTCATTCAGAGGATTGGCACTGACGGTAACTTCAACCGAGCCCGCCAGCTTATCCGCGAACTGGATGGAACTGTGGATGCCATCACTCTCGGCGGCATCGACCGCTGGGTTGTGGCTGGTAGCCGCAGGTATGAGATACGGGACGCCCGGGAGCTGGTGAGGTGCGCCACTAAGACACCTATTGTCGATGGAAGTGGGTTGAAACATACCCTTGAGCGGGAAGCCGTCTACTGGATCAACCAAAACTTATTGCCGCTCGCAGGGCGCAACTCGCTCCTTGTAAGCGCGGTAGACCGGTTTGGAATGGCCTCCGCCCTTATGGACTGCAACGCCAATGTCATGTTTGGCGATCTTATCTTTGCCGTTGGCCTGGATTGGCCAATTCGGTCGGAGACCTCACTCAAACGGCTTGCCCGTTTTGCACTCCCCATTATGACAAAGCTCCCCTTCCAGTGGCTCTATCCCACAGGGAAAAAGCAGGAAGAGCACTCGCCCAGTACGTGGCGGAAGAAGTATTACGAATGGGCCTCGTTCATCTGTGGCGACTTTCACTACATCCACAAGTTCCTCCCCCACTCCATGGGAGGGAAGACAGTCCTCACCAATACCCTTACGGCGGAACAGGTGGAGGAGCTCCGTGAAACAGGCGTCAGCACGGTAATCACTACTACCCCCAATTTTGGCGGCCGCTCCTTTGGGACGAATGTCATGGAGGGTGTGGTTGTCAGCTTACTTGGACGGCCAGTGGAGGAAGTCACCGAAAATGATTACCTTTCCATCCTGCAACAGCTGGCATGGAAACCGGAGGTGATCAAGCTTGCTTAG
- a CDS encoding glycosyltransferase family protein — MSGKKILYGVCGIGNGHTQRQLPLIEHFAGRHTIVIFAYDSSYAFYANHFDNHPSVTVVEVAVPFYVGSKDGIDFEATEQLPRNQKDFAGINAKAKAMAKELIGTPDLVISDYEPICAEYAYEHGAPLITIDQQSKYLAGDFPQELHGLTYADEVARLKLFFPTAACRIACSFFDVRKKEGGDDVLMLPSILSDSVVTMKNVPSEPREFLVYFSSQQVFPQSLEEVVQLCETEGAIFHIFAPDIAGRQGNEMVHLYSHGAPQFKEILARCSGIISTAGHTLLSEAMSLGIPVYALPLPLYEQQMNAEVIQANGFGISANRIDGENLRQFVSSVGQYREAIRADRDILLRGNGKTLVVEHIERFYL, encoded by the coding sequence ATGAGCGGCAAAAAAATCCTCTATGGCGTATGCGGAATAGGGAACGGCCATACGCAGCGTCAGCTTCCCCTCATTGAGCACTTTGCAGGGCGCCATACCATTGTCATTTTTGCCTATGACAGCAGTTATGCTTTCTATGCCAACCATTTTGACAACCATCCTTCTGTCACGGTGGTGGAAGTAGCGGTGCCTTTTTATGTGGGGAGCAAAGACGGAATAGATTTTGAGGCTACCGAACAGTTGCCTCGTAACCAAAAAGACTTCGCTGGTATAAATGCCAAAGCCAAGGCTATGGCAAAGGAGCTCATTGGCACTCCTGACTTGGTGATTAGCGACTACGAGCCCATTTGTGCAGAGTACGCGTATGAGCATGGCGCGCCACTCATTACCATCGACCAGCAAAGCAAGTACCTGGCAGGTGACTTCCCCCAAGAACTGCACGGGCTTACCTATGCGGACGAGGTGGCGAGGCTCAAGCTGTTTTTTCCTACGGCGGCCTGCCGGATAGCCTGTTCCTTCTTTGATGTCCGGAAAAAAGAAGGTGGGGATGACGTCCTCATGCTTCCCTCTATCCTGAGCGATTCCGTTGTGACGATGAAAAACGTACCAAGTGAACCACGTGAGTTCTTGGTGTATTTTTCCTCGCAACAAGTGTTCCCTCAAAGCCTGGAAGAGGTGGTTCAGCTCTGTGAAACAGAAGGTGCCATCTTCCATATTTTCGCACCGGATATCGCGGGGAGGCAGGGAAATGAGATGGTACACCTCTATTCCCACGGCGCCCCTCAGTTTAAGGAAATCCTTGCCCGGTGCTCTGGCATTATTTCCACGGCTGGCCACACGCTCCTTTCAGAGGCCATGTCCCTCGGCATTCCTGTTTACGCTTTGCCGCTTCCCCTATACGAGCAGCAAATGAATGCAGAGGTAATTCAAGCAAACGGCTTTGGCATATCCGCCAACCGGATTGATGGGGAGAACCTTCGCCAGTTCGTTAGCTCTGTAGGGCAGTACCGCGAAGCAATCCGGGCTGACAGGGATATCCTTTTGAGGGGGAATGGCAAAACGCTGGTAGTGGAGCATATTGAGCGCTTCTACTTATAA